From the genome of Desulfovibrio inopinatus DSM 10711, one region includes:
- a CDS encoding transposase — protein KFEDLRKRYWKGVLWSPSYFAASCGGAPLSVMRQYIEQQRTPASRREERLSSPTPT, from the coding sequence ACAAATTTGAGGACTTAAGAAAGAGGTATTGGAAGGGGGTGCTTTGGAGCCCAAGTTATTTTGCCGCTTCTTGTGGGGGCGCTCCTCTTTCCGTAATGAGGCAGTACATAGAACAGCAACGCACACCCGCCTCAAGGCGGGAAGAGCGCCTTTCATCCCCTACCCCTACCTGA
- a CDS encoding DUF1566 domain-containing protein: MKPVAMMTAVAALVCFLVPSSLKADETDTLSTSLLPALLTLMQADTTKYILPDTGVTKFYGSNTGEIVEPYDVEPYYGQDAQYNSTSQQMSYTDNGDGTVTDNLTGLMWMQADDGEKRIWDDAVTYCEDLALAGYSDWRLPSQHELFQIVDKGKSNPAINPVFTTNLSMYWTSDTYASLSVYAWYMCFYDGVTLYNSKRYHNGVRCVRSIQSYPEKKYEVNGSVVLDTITNLMWPQKETTSSRKDWEGALAYCEDLTLDGYSDWRLPNINELESLLDLTRETGIDPTFETPTGQYWSSTTSPVNPTSSLYPNKGYAYDLSFGSGQIWYFYKFSEFYVRCVRSGPLQ; this comes from the coding sequence ATGAAACCTGTTGCCATGATGACAGCTGTTGCTGCGCTTGTCTGCTTCCTCGTCCCATCCAGTCTGAAAGCGGATGAAACCGACACCTTGTCAACAAGCCTCCTCCCCGCATTGCTGACGTTGATGCAGGCGGACACAACAAAATACATCCTTCCCGATACAGGCGTGACCAAATTCTACGGGAGCAACACAGGGGAAATCGTCGAACCCTATGATGTGGAACCGTATTATGGCCAGGACGCGCAATACAATTCGACCTCGCAGCAAATGTCGTACACCGACAACGGCGACGGCACGGTTACAGACAATCTGACTGGATTGATGTGGATGCAGGCTGATGACGGAGAGAAGCGTATTTGGGATGATGCAGTGACGTATTGCGAAGACTTGGCCCTCGCTGGATATTCTGATTGGCGTTTGCCAAGCCAACATGAACTTTTTCAAATTGTTGACAAAGGAAAGTCTAATCCTGCGATTAATCCTGTTTTCACAACAAATCTCTCGATGTATTGGACGAGCGACACGTACGCATCCCTGTCAGTCTATGCCTGGTATATGTGTTTTTACGACGGAGTGACATTATACAATAGCAAACGATACCACAACGGCGTTCGATGTGTTCGTTCAATACAATCGTACCCAGAGAAAAAATACGAAGTTAACGGATCGGTTGTATTGGACACCATCACGAATCTCATGTGGCCACAGAAAGAGACGACTTCCTCCAGAAAAGACTGGGAAGGCGCCTTGGCGTATTGCGAAGACTTGACGTTGGACGGGTATTCTGATTGGCGTCTGCCCAATATCAATGAACTCGAAAGCTTGCTTGATTTGACCCGTGAGACGGGCATTGATCCCACCTTTGAAACTCCGACTGGTCAGTACTGGTCCTCGACCACGTCCCCTGTCAATCCGACATCTTCATTATACCCCAATAAAGGCTACGCATACGATCTCTC